The following proteins are encoded in a genomic region of Fundidesulfovibrio putealis DSM 16056:
- the mreC gene encoding rod shape-determining protein MreC, translated as MVLFVYLGLFTWNIRTGYVDNLASHTGLELTRWVLTPGRWVWTRLSSFWERYVYFVGLRQENEVLRDELARANDELVGAREQASLAKRLTGILMITPPPEWSREAARVIAHRLGPNAALETFVIDRGSRHGVEINTPVVSPEGVVGRVLRYSMNAATVIMITDPNSKIPVVSQKTRTQGILVGRGPNLGMTLQYVALNAPLEKGETLVTTGLEGIFPQGLPVAEVSDVSREGASLFLNVQAQALFDPKRMEEVALLRKIPPPRPPEATEADDALPDTSTKRPKGAAERKGEVKKRGRNEPPEARPQESLPRKKRGEGQ; from the coding sequence GTGGTCCTTTTTGTCTATCTGGGCTTGTTCACCTGGAACATCCGCACCGGATACGTGGACAATCTGGCCAGCCATACGGGCCTGGAACTCACCCGGTGGGTACTGACCCCCGGTCGGTGGGTATGGACACGTCTATCCTCGTTCTGGGAGCGCTACGTCTACTTCGTGGGCCTGCGCCAGGAGAACGAGGTGCTGCGTGACGAACTGGCGCGCGCCAACGACGAACTTGTGGGCGCGCGCGAGCAGGCCTCGCTGGCCAAGCGTCTCACCGGCATCCTGATGATCACGCCGCCGCCCGAATGGTCCCGGGAGGCGGCGCGCGTCATCGCCCACCGCCTTGGCCCCAACGCGGCCCTGGAGACGTTCGTCATCGATCGTGGCAGCCGCCACGGCGTGGAGATCAACACGCCCGTGGTCTCGCCCGAGGGCGTGGTGGGGCGCGTGCTGCGCTACTCCATGAACGCGGCCACGGTCATCATGATCACCGACCCCAACAGCAAGATTCCCGTGGTCTCCCAGAAGACCCGCACCCAGGGCATCCTGGTGGGGCGCGGCCCCAACCTGGGCATGACTCTGCAATACGTGGCCCTGAACGCTCCCCTGGAAAAGGGCGAGACCCTGGTCACCACTGGGCTGGAAGGCATCTTCCCCCAGGGGCTGCCCGTGGCCGAGGTGTCCGACGTCTCGCGCGAGGGGGCCTCGTTGTTTTTGAACGTGCAGGCCCAGGCCCTTTTCGACCCCAAGCGCATGGAAGAAGTGGCCCTGCTGCGCAAGATTCCGCCTCCCAGGCCACCCGAGGCCACCGAAGCCGACGACGCCCTGCCCGACACCTCCACCAAGCGCCCCAAGGGCGCGGCGGAGCGCAAGGGCGAGGTCAAGAAGCGCGGGCGCAACGAACCTCCCGAGGCCCGGCCCCAGGAATCCCTGCCCAGGAAGAAGCGGGGCGAAGGGCAATGA
- the mrdA gene encoding penicillin-binding protein 2, whose product MAKTYEPDTGQQSPRGGLILLQSLILGLFCLFTVRLWYLQVHKGEHFAELARENQMRQASIIAARGMILDRNGKPLAINEPSFALGLIREDCEDIQATLRKVSEWTGLDYQVLLDTYIRGKKRSKPFEPMVLISNLSYELLAKIEANAVSWPGLEILIRHKRYYPDGQPLAHVMGYVAEANEEELEKDSRLALGDHVGKQGLELVLEQRLRGEKGLKQIEVDAYGREHDQQVIQEPRTGGNLMLSVDADLQAFCAKQLEGQAGAVVVLQPETGKVLALVSQPTYDNNLFVLGIPPKKWKELRDDPMHPIQNRVSQSVYPPGSTFKLLMAACALSEGMIKTSDTVVCTGSYRVGDHDFHCWKKGGHGSMDMRSALVHSCDVYFYQLGEKLGIDRINRYALQSGFGQPTGIDLPHERSGLIPSTAWKKRRYGENWTRGETLNASIGQGYVQVSPLQLAKFLAALVNGGKVIRPSLVLDDPVDVQSKLTLSDKDREFILKAMADTVQAGTAQKLKRPDAVIGGKTGTAQVVKLQNADIRQKTHEMPYKYRDHAWISTWGQKDGKSYVVVCMLEHGGHGGESAGPVVKAVYDYLFGPAPAAAKTAAKAQPAPETGD is encoded by the coding sequence ATGGCCAAGACGTATGAGCCCGACACCGGGCAACAATCGCCACGCGGCGGTCTGATCCTCCTCCAGAGCCTCATCCTGGGGCTCTTCTGCCTGTTCACGGTCCGCCTGTGGTATCTCCAGGTGCACAAGGGCGAGCACTTCGCCGAGCTCGCCCGGGAAAACCAGATGCGCCAGGCCTCCATCATCGCCGCGCGCGGCATGATCCTGGACCGCAACGGCAAACCCCTGGCCATCAACGAACCTTCCTTCGCACTTGGCCTCATCCGCGAGGATTGCGAGGACATCCAGGCCACCTTGCGCAAGGTGTCCGAGTGGACCGGGCTCGACTATCAGGTGCTTCTCGACACATACATTCGCGGCAAGAAGCGCTCCAAGCCCTTCGAGCCCATGGTGCTCATCTCCAACCTGTCCTACGAGCTGCTGGCCAAGATCGAGGCCAACGCCGTGTCCTGGCCGGGCCTGGAGATCCTCATCCGCCACAAGCGCTACTATCCGGACGGGCAGCCCCTGGCGCACGTCATGGGCTATGTGGCCGAGGCCAACGAGGAGGAGCTGGAGAAGGACTCGCGCCTGGCCCTGGGCGACCACGTGGGCAAGCAGGGCCTCGAGCTGGTGCTGGAGCAGCGGTTGCGCGGCGAGAAGGGCCTCAAGCAGATCGAGGTGGACGCCTACGGCCGCGAGCACGACCAGCAGGTGATCCAGGAGCCGCGCACCGGAGGCAACCTGATGCTTTCCGTGGACGCCGACCTCCAGGCCTTCTGCGCCAAGCAGCTGGAAGGGCAGGCCGGGGCCGTGGTTGTGCTCCAGCCCGAAACCGGCAAGGTGCTGGCCCTGGTGAGCCAGCCCACCTACGACAACAACCTCTTCGTCCTGGGCATCCCTCCCAAGAAGTGGAAGGAGCTGCGCGACGACCCCATGCACCCCATCCAGAACCGGGTGTCGCAGTCGGTGTACCCGCCGGGGTCCACCTTCAAGCTGCTCATGGCGGCCTGCGCCCTGTCCGAGGGGATGATCAAGACCTCGGACACAGTGGTCTGCACCGGCTCCTACCGCGTGGGTGACCACGACTTCCACTGCTGGAAGAAGGGCGGGCACGGCTCCATGGACATGCGCTCCGCCCTGGTCCACTCCTGCGACGTCTACTTCTACCAGCTGGGCGAGAAGCTCGGCATCGACCGCATCAACCGCTACGCGCTCCAGTCCGGCTTCGGCCAGCCCACGGGCATCGACCTGCCCCACGAGCGCAGCGGCCTGATCCCCTCCACCGCCTGGAAGAAACGCCGCTACGGCGAGAACTGGACGCGCGGCGAGACGCTGAACGCATCCATCGGCCAGGGCTACGTGCAGGTGTCTCCGCTTCAGCTGGCCAAGTTCCTGGCTGCGCTGGTCAATGGCGGCAAGGTCATCAGACCGAGCCTGGTGCTGGACGATCCGGTGGATGTGCAGTCCAAACTGACCCTGTCCGACAAGGACCGGGAGTTCATCCTGAAGGCCATGGCCGATACCGTGCAGGCGGGCACGGCCCAGAAGCTCAAGCGGCCCGATGCGGTCATCGGCGGCAAGACCGGCACGGCCCAGGTGGTCAAGCTGCAAAACGCCGACATCCGCCAGAAGACCCACGAGATGCCCTACAAATACCGCGACCACGCCTGGATATCCACCTGGGGCCAGAAGGACGGCAAGAGCTACGTGGTGGTGTGCATGCTGGAACACGGCGGCCACGGCGGCGAGAGCGCAGGCCCGGTGGTCAAGGCCGTGTACGACTACCTGTTCGGGCCGGCCCCTGCCGCCGCAAAGACCGCCGCCAAGGCGCAACCCGCGCCGGAAACCGGCGACTAA
- the rodA gene encoding rod shape-determining protein RodA codes for MSPLDRRLITHINWPLLVMIAMLFGVGVLNLYSASGFRMGDGVSLNPFYQKQCIWGLAGFVGMITMTLFDYRYFKHVAWPLMILTIILLALVPIMGKTVYGAKRWLDFGLFSIQPSEFAKFATLMLGALMLSKDTGRLGWLELFTILAVALPPAAMVIVQPDLGSGLNILLLLGGMILFRGLTGRVFKVLLVVVPVLIPCGWFFLKPYQKLRVLTLFNPERDPLGSGYHIIQSQIAIGSGQMWGKGFLEGTQSQLRFLPEKHTDFAVAVFAEEWGFVGAIVLVALFSIFLYLLAGSARDAKDRFGSFLCAGVFFYFFWQILINMGMVLGIMPVVGIPLPFISYGGSATIVNFCLIGIVLNVSMRRFVFKKA; via the coding sequence ATGTCACCGCTGGACCGCCGCCTCATCACGCACATCAACTGGCCGTTGCTGGTCATGATCGCTATGCTTTTTGGCGTGGGGGTTTTGAACCTCTATTCCGCCAGCGGCTTCCGCATGGGCGACGGCGTGTCGCTGAACCCTTTCTATCAGAAGCAGTGCATCTGGGGTCTGGCCGGGTTCGTGGGCATGATAACCATGACCCTGTTCGACTACCGCTACTTCAAGCACGTGGCCTGGCCGCTCATGATCCTGACCATCATCCTGCTGGCACTGGTTCCCATCATGGGCAAGACCGTCTACGGGGCCAAGCGCTGGCTGGATTTCGGGCTCTTCAGCATCCAGCCCAGCGAGTTCGCCAAGTTCGCCACCCTGATGCTGGGCGCACTCATGCTCTCCAAGGACACCGGACGGCTTGGCTGGCTTGAACTGTTCACCATCCTGGCCGTGGCCCTGCCTCCGGCGGCCATGGTCATCGTGCAGCCCGACCTGGGTTCGGGGCTGAACATCCTGCTGCTGCTTGGCGGCATGATCCTCTTCCGTGGGCTCACCGGGCGGGTTTTCAAGGTGCTGCTGGTGGTGGTTCCCGTGCTTATACCCTGCGGATGGTTCTTCCTGAAACCATACCAGAAGCTGCGCGTGCTGACCTTGTTCAATCCTGAACGTGACCCCTTGGGCTCGGGCTACCACATCATCCAGTCGCAGATCGCCATCGGCTCGGGGCAGATGTGGGGCAAGGGATTCCTGGAGGGAACCCAGAGCCAGCTGAGGTTCCTGCCGGAAAAGCACACGGACTTCGCCGTGGCCGTGTTCGCCGAGGAGTGGGGTTTCGTGGGGGCCATCGTGCTGGTGGCCCTGTTCAGCATCTTCCTCTACCTGCTGGCCGGGTCCGCGCGCGACGCGAAAGACCGTTTCGGGTCGTTTTTGTGCGCTGGCGTGTTCTTCTACTTCTTCTGGCAGATCCTCATCAACATGGGGATGGTGCTCGGCATCATGCCCGTGGTGGGCATCCCGCTCCCCTTCATCAGTTATGGCGGCAGCGCCACCATCGTGAACTTCTGTCTCATCGGAATAGTGCTGAACGTATCCATGCGCCGGTTCGTCTTCAAAAAGGCGTGA
- a CDS encoding bactofilin family protein: MAKDEINAFLGAGTTYRGRLDFTGSVRIDGVFEGEIESEGILVVGREAVITGQVRVGQLVLGGTFSGEATASQRALLHKTAHFKGVLNTPALSVEEGAELDGQVCMSGSGVAASQD; this comes from the coding sequence GTGGCCAAGGATGAAATCAACGCCTTTCTGGGGGCGGGCACCACGTATCGCGGGCGCCTGGACTTCACCGGTTCGGTGCGCATCGACGGCGTCTTCGAAGGCGAGATCGAGTCGGAAGGCATCCTGGTGGTCGGGCGCGAGGCCGTGATCACCGGACAGGTGCGCGTGGGCCAATTGGTTCTCGGCGGGACTTTCAGCGGCGAAGCCACGGCCTCCCAGCGGGCGCTCCTGCACAAGACCGCCCATTTCAAGGGCGTGCTCAACACCCCGGCCCTTTCCGTTGAAGAGGGCGCAGAGCTCGACGGCCAGGTCTGCATGAGCGGATCGGGTGTCGCGGCATCGCAAGACTGA
- a CDS encoding ATP synthase F0 subunit B, producing MDILVLDGWFFVQLANFLIILVVLNAVLIAPVRRMLKLRADTVAAQASEIDGFTSSAEGKIKNYQAALEDARREASAVRTGLRLEGAGQEKAILEAANEEAFVSLKGARATVANESKVALETMLAGVSVMANKAVSKVLGKAL from the coding sequence ATGGACATACTTGTTCTAGACGGATGGTTCTTCGTACAGCTGGCCAACTTCCTCATCATCCTGGTGGTTCTGAACGCGGTGCTCATCGCTCCCGTTCGCAGGATGCTCAAACTGCGCGCCGACACCGTCGCCGCCCAAGCCTCTGAAATTGACGGCTTCACGTCGTCCGCCGAAGGCAAAATCAAGAATTATCAGGCCGCCCTGGAAGACGCCCGCCGCGAAGCCAGCGCTGTGCGCACCGGTCTTCGTCTGGAAGGCGCCGGCCAGGAGAAGGCGATTCTTGAAGCCGCCAACGAGGAGGCCTTCGTCTCCCTGAAGGGCGCGCGCGCCACAGTTGCAAACGAGTCCAAGGTCGCTCTGGAGACCATGCTGGCTGGGGTGTCCGTCATGGCCAACAAGGCCGTTTCGAAGGTTCTGGGCAAGGCCCTCTAG